The Rosa rugosa chromosome 3, drRosRugo1.1, whole genome shotgun sequence sequence aaATTCCCAGTTTTTGGCTACTTTTTTATCACATTTTTAcattttaaccgttcagtttttaggtcctaatgtatagatcacttctataaattttcagccaatttgatgattgttaagacatcaaaaactgcaatttaccattataaacacgaacggttccagtTGGATAGATTCGGTtcattcgtgtaaattgcaattttggatgccttaaggatcatcaaattggccgaaaatttgcagaattgatctatacattaggacctaaaaactgaacggttaagatgtgaaaattgaTCAAAAAGTagccaaaaactgaaaattcattccttagctaaggaacggaccTCCGTTcttgagaaaaatcctatatatatatagttagacACTAAAAATTGGACTGGGGCACAGGATCCGGTAGGTCCTCACGTAGCTCAGCTATTGCTTGCTCTCAACAACTAACGTAATTTTTTTATGTTCATAAAGACGTCGATAGCGTGAATCAGGCGGCGCCAGTTGAGCTAAGATATATGACGTTAGCAAGTTCTGCATGCTGCTATAAATATCCAAGTGTTCTAGCAGAAATATGTACAAAACCAGAAAGAGAagaccaaccaaaaaaaaatggaggtaGAGCAGGTTCTTCACATGAATGGCGGAGATGGCAAAACAAGCTACGCAAACCACTCACTTCTTCAAGTTAGTCTCTCTGTATCTACTATACCTCTCTTgttaaattttattaataaaaaaagatTAACATGCATGTTCTGAGCTGGTTTAATTTGTTTTAGAGAGCTGTGATTTCGACGGTGAAGCCCATAGTGGACGCAAGCATAGAGGAGCTCTGCAGCACTCTCTTCCCAGAGTGTCTGAAAATAGCAGACTTGGGATGCTCTTCGGGACCCAATACCCTTCTGGTGGTATCAGACATCATGGACAACATCCAGAACACGTTTCGGAAGCTGAACCTTCCCCCACCATCGCTTCAAGCATTCTTGAATGACCTTCCCAGGAACGATTTCAACACGGTGTTCAAGTCACTGCCTGGCTTCTATAAGAAGCTCGATGAAGAACCTGATAAAAAGTCGGGTCCTTGTTTCATTGCAGCAATGCCCGGTTCCTTTTATGGGAGGCTCTTTCCTAACAACTCTCTCCACTTTGTTCATTCTTCTTATGCTCTCATGTGGATCTCTGAGGTAATTAAATACTCTTGGTTGCGGAcctttttagaaaaaaaaaaattttgatcgGTTTTTATTATACAACTTCCACTTGTTGTATATTGTATAACCTTAATCCAATCTTAGGCTGTAAACAAGCCTCAGATTCATGGCCTAGAGCCATGTCAATTTCTCCTCGCCACATCAAATTTTCACAAAGTATGTTTTATCCTTttttgcttgttttttttttttttatcatatcaacaactagtcttttgtgagtcgaactcacaacctcccacttacaaaagggagacttatgtcactagaccaaataGTACTAGGCCATTTTTTGCTTGTTTGAAAAACCATTACAGTTTCTATTTATCAATTTCCATACAATTTCTtatatttctgatatggaatcaaaatttgaaaagaaacGAATTATAGCCAATTTGTAGAACCCAGGGATTGAACCCTAGAAACTCTGAGAATATGTAAATGTTTAGTCCATTTATCCAGCTGGTTAGGTGTTGGTCTCCTTCAATTTGCCTTGCACTGTTAATttgatgccatttctaggtcaAAAATCATTTGTCTAAGTGAGATTTATTATCAATTTTAACATATAACGACCTCTTCAAGAAAACATGACAAAATTAAACATTACGTAATTTATATTGAAAAGAGGCGCACAATTAGGAAAAACACTTATGAATTCCAAAATCGggtaaataaaatataatagtgATTTTCATTTCTAGATGTTAATCAAACAAGTTCTTAATCAACTTggcattttaatttttgataaaaaaaaaaaggagacaggctttatataaatatataggtaagttcttatttatctattttGTAACTTCGTTCGatattaaattattaatcaGTCTCCTatgataaaatttaaaaatagtCTCATAATTTGCTTCCAAATAATGGTGACAACATCACGTTGTGGACACTGTGGACGTACAACATATACATTAGGAGCAAAAACCTAGTTCAATTTTATATGTTGTGCCCCTCAATGATTGACTAATGGAAATTAAACATGATCTCTATCCGCAGGTTCCAAAAGGTTTGGTAACAAAAGCAGGAGAGGGACTGAACAAGGGGAACATATACATAGCCAAGACAAGCTCACCTGCTGTGTTTAATGAATACTTTGAGCAATTCAAAAGGGACTTCACACTCTTTCTGAGATCTCGGGCACAAGAACTAGTCCCGGGAGGTAGTATGGTCCTCACAACCATGGGCAGCATAACGAGCAATGATCCCCTCTGCATTTGGGAATTCGTCGGATTGAAACTCAATGACATGGTTTTAGATGTATGCATATGTATAGATCCATTAAATTTAATTAGATACAAACCCCTGTTCGTTTAGGCTATGATATAAATTTTATTGTTACTGATTTACAATAATAAGTTTCAGGGTTTGATTAAGAAGGAAAAGTTGGACACATTCAATTTGCCATACTATGCACCCACAAGATATGAGGTAAAGGAGGTGATCGAGGCTGAAGGGTCTTTTACTTTGCAAAACCTTGAAGCTTTCAGAAATGACTGGGACTCTTACATAAAACAAGCTAACAATGACCTTGACAAGAAAGCAAGGGCTGCAATACTCTCCACTGACATAAGGGCTGTGGGAGAGCCTATTCTGGCCAGCCATTTCGGAGAGGAAGCAATGGATGAATTGTTCAGTAGGTTCGAAGAAAATGTTCTCGATCACATGGAAAGGGAGAAGTGCCAGTTCATTAACCTGGTTATCTCATTGACTAAGAAGTGTTGAATATCAATATTTTTCTGTACTgctttatttcttttgttttgactTCCATGTTTTGTAGAATAAGTTTCTTATTTTTGTGTGCAAATCCTAGCTAGCCAACCTTCAGCTCCTGCAAGGTTTAGGCCCTAGTCCAGATTTGGTTTTCAAGTAACAA is a genomic window containing:
- the LOC133737334 gene encoding S-adenosyl-L-methionine:benzoic acid/salicylic acid carboxyl methyltransferase 3-like → MEVEQVLHMNGGDGKTSYANHSLLQRAVISTVKPIVDASIEELCSTLFPECLKIADLGCSSGPNTLLVVSDIMDNIQNTFRKLNLPPPSLQAFLNDLPRNDFNTVFKSLPGFYKKLDEEPDKKSGPCFIAAMPGSFYGRLFPNNSLHFVHSSYALMWISEVPKGLVTKAGEGLNKGNIYIAKTSSPAVFNEYFEQFKRDFTLFLRSRAQELVPGGSMVLTTMGSITSNDPLCIWEFVGLKLNDMVLDGLIKKEKLDTFNLPYYAPTRYEVKEVIEAEGSFTLQNLEAFRNDWDSYIKQANNDLDKKARAAILSTDIRAVGEPILASHFGEEAMDELFSRFEENVLDHMEREKCQFINLVISLTKKC